Genomic window (Zonotrichia albicollis isolate bZonAlb1 chromosome 11, bZonAlb1.hap1, whole genome shotgun sequence):
ACTGCAGAGACCAGTCCCAAACACACGGAAACCTGAGGCCTTTCTCATCACCCAGCTGAATGTTTTTGCTTATAGCAAATTCCTGCAAGAAGttaacattcaggcagattaaaatcacagaaaatggGCTTCTCATGAATCTTAAAACCAGCGTGTAACTATGGGGCAAAGAGGAGCAGGGTAGCACAACAGAGCAGCAAGACAGCTGAAGAAAACAGCTGCTCTGCATTTGTGCAGTTACTTCTCAATTCCATTAAATTGGTTATTGGCATACTCTTAACCCCCAAACTGGCAATTTGAGAATTCACCAACAGTCCCTCAATGCTCTACTTCTTTGTAAAGTTGCTACCTATAACTTTAAAGgcaaaatatttaatgaaaaagtAAGTTTCATTTTTATCAGCCATCAGATGTTTTCTACACACAGTTCTGACAAGCTCTTTTTCAAAAACAAATTTAAGTGTTCAGTATTCTAAATGCCTCCGTTGTGCATTACTACTGGAACTTTATGCAGCATCTCCAACCTTTTCAACTATTTAAACAATTATGTCAAGAGATTTCAAAGTTTGCCTGAAGCATGAAATTCTATTTATTGCCTGTCATTCTACTTTCTGAGTTCCAGATACAGATTTGCTTCCTAGAGGAGTACAAATAGCAATGTAGAGTACCAACATTTTCCTAGGAAAAAAACTAGAAATAAATTCAATAGACTTTCTTCTTGAATAGTTAGTCAGTGTCTCTGCACAGATCACCTGAATGTCATTATGATGGAATTCACCTGGGGCCCTGAGTGTTTATCCCCAGACAGAGTGTGACAATTGGAGGGCACACAGGAAGCGTTGATGGGGATGCTGTTATTCCCAGGGGCAGCCCCTCCTACTCACAGTGCTCTCCTTGACTCGCTGGTGGGGGCAGTTGAAGAGGAAGGTGCCGAACAAGGAGATGCGGGCGCTGTCGTGCAGGACGGTCAGGTACACCTCAGAgaactcaaaggctgctgggtactgctccagcagctgccaaaCGCAGTCAAGGAACATCAAGAACAAAGGAGACTGGGAAAAGAAACAAGGAACAATCAGATTTAACATAAGCTTTTCTCATATCAAACCCATTTCTTTGCAGTTTTGGTATTTGGCTGTACCATTGGCACATTATTCAACCATAGGGTAAACTATCTGGAGTCTTGCATTTTTCATGATCCTATGCCATTGTTACACTCTGTATTCCTGTTTAGCCACATCTTTTTCAGTACTCCCTTTGCACAGCTTTACTTTCTGTGTAAAAACTTCTTTCCTGGGCTCCCCTCATACACAAGGATTTGTGCAgctgcaaaaatcctttctgcCATCTATATGTCCCTCATCATTTCCAAATTAGTGCTTGTATGAGCCTTCCTTGCCCCTTGGCCTTGGTTTTACAATGGATTTTCTTCCTTGATTGAAATGACTGGAGAGCTTATGATTCAGCCATGCTAATTTCTCACCACATTTTTTATGTCTTTTCCATAGCAGCCCATGAATTGCAAAAGTATAAACTATCATTTATGTAAAGCTTTAGAAATATCTTCCCCTTCCCATTTTCACTTTTCAGTATATCCTTTCCTAGGGCCAAAATAGCTGCTTTTCATTATTTCCCTCTTGGCATCTCATTTCTTTATCCTTTCATGCATTTTCTCTGCTTGGTGCTCAGTGCCCTCAGTTTATCTGTGGGTTCCACGCTCTGGGGATGTTCCTGTTGTGTGACTCTGGCCACTGTCCCTGCAAAAGGTTCCTAACCTGGGTCCTCCCTGCTTCCAGCTGCAGTCAGCAGCCCCTCTTTGCCATGAAGAGGCCAaacaggagctggcagtgctggggagctgtgggcttctccagcagctgccagcactgctgagtgATAACAGCACAGGGACGGACACAGGGATTGGTAACACACACAGCAAAACCACCCCCCCAACCCCACCCCTCCTTTGGTTTCAGTTTGAAACGTGACTGTGCTAATGTTTGTAGCAGTGAGATGCTTTCATGTGCAACCCTGAAGCAACATAATAACCCACAGGACTGCACCTGGTATTGCACTGATTCTCACATGGCTACAGAGGGTAAAGAAAAAGTATCTCTACCCCGGAAAAATAGTTACTTCCTCTGATACTATATAATGAGATTTATAATATTAAAACATGTATTTACTTTTAGATTTCTGTATAAATACATGCTCAGGATGATACCAAGCAGATAACTGTGATCTTGATACTGTGATTTGCAGATACATGCAAATACAATTCATTTTTACCTCTTTGTCAGATCTCTTTAAGTGGTTACACCTATCTAAAAACTGATATCCTGCCATGACCCATTCCTTCTGTATTAGGCTTTGAAATCCAACAATGGTTCGAAAATAGGGATCCAGCATGACTTGAATGAGAGAAGCAGCAAGACAGCTCAGGTCCCGTCCCTCTTCCTCTGTGAGTGACACACAGAAAGTACAGAATACATAAGGAAAATGCACATGTACAGAATTAGATTTCAAAGAGCAAAAACGTGCAACTAGGCTCGTGCTTTTATTagaatttcctttaaaatatacttttatttgttttaattgttctcataatttttaaaaataccaaaCTAGAAGAAAAATCACACTTTTTTAATTAAACTGAGACTCATACAAAGTGTTCCTACAGTACCCAGCACAGCAATGCATTCATCAAGAACAAAATACCCATTCAACTGCCAAGTACTTAAATCAAGGTGTGCTGAGGAACTCCTAGaaattttcaacatttttcCACCTTGAAGCAATTTTTGGAAGGTCATTACATGGGGAGAGTGGGATATACCAGCTGAACAGGTCTTATAAAAActacagaattacagaattacaAGTATGAGCAAGTTTTTCAGTGTCCTTTCCTCTGAAATATCTGTTTGCACAGACACAAGGAGTAGGCACTGAGTGAAATGCTTTTGTCTGTAGAACCTCTGAATTAAACTGATATTGCTTCTGCAGGGACTATTAGCCCAATTAACACAGTACAAAGGTTCACACTAAAGTTTTGGTTCTACCATCATTATcagaacaaaacccacaaagacTCAAAGCAAAATATTCCTTTGATGCTAAGGACTATACTACAGTTCAGATAcacaacaaaattattttcccttctAGCTCCCCAAATGCTTGAGATATTCAGAATCCATGGGGTTTATGTACAAAGATTACAGCTGATTTTATCTAAATCTGTTTATCTACATTATCACAGTAATGCAAATAATTACAGCATGCTTTGTGTTATATTACCTTGTAGAACTACAGAAACGTGCTTACACTCCATCATATAGACAAGCTCAGCAGAATGCTTAAGAAAGGctctggaaaggaaaagaaagtgatTTAAGAGTTAACAGAAATTCACACTTTACAATAAAAAGATTTGGGTTATCTGCATTTATCTAACTTATATTAAAACAAAGAATCCTTCAAATGATGCACTGCTCATTTAcagtgctgagagctctgcacatTCCACTGAACATTATTACACTACTGGTACCAACCTGATGTACTCCAACCAGCGAGTGTTCTCCAGTGAGGACAGCCACTTCTCCTCGGTGTCATCAAAAGGGTCTGCAACAGGGACAGTAATTACATGGCAGAACAGCTTCCAGTGAcagtccctgtcagccaggctGATCAGAATTCACTGCATGCCAGGAAAACAACCCCATAAGAGAAGGAAAGCCCAGCATACCATTGACACAGAGCTGTTTGAGTTTGTTGTATGCAGCCTGGATTTCCTGGATGTTGGGGAGACACTTGTCCAGGTCAGATTTGTAAACGTCACTTCTCAGGGGATGGCTTCGAGTTATGGCATTACAAATCCTGCAGGAGAAGAATCAGCAGGTTTGTTGTTGGGGAGGAAAGAAACAGTCTTTCAAGAAGCCTGCCACTGTCTAACTGCAAACAATTAAACCCACATAAAACATGCACCTCATTCTGAAAAATAGTTTACTGGTTCATATTCAGGTGATACATTGCTCCTGCCATAAAGCTACTGACTCAAACATTTTCGGTGTCTGCTAATTACTGAAcataaaaaatggaaatgttttaATGGATCATTAAAAATCACATTTGAGAAATGAAATCTGATGCTGACTGACAGTTAAATAACTCTATTCAGTTTTTAGTTTTCCATCATTTTTAGTAAGACTTACCTATGCTAAATGCAGAGAACATATGTAAAGTTTATGAAGTCAGGAAATCTGACAGGGTTTCAATTAAAACTCAGAGCTCCAGCCTAACACACAATGCAGATGTTTTGCTACTACAAAAAGTCACACTACAAATTAAACCAAAGAACAAAAACAACTAAGTTTATAAACTACCTACACCAGGCACTAAATGCCTTCAGTCTTTCATTAAGGACAGCACATGACAAATATTTCACAGAAATACCATGTGCATTATGATACTAAGTCTTGAATTGTATTGCACAATTGAATTGTATTTCCCAATGCCACAaatgaagggttttttttactgTCTTGCTGAAGGAGGTAAGAAAATCTCCACCAATGTAAGCTGTATTATAGTAAATCTGATCCTTTTATCAATAAATTCTGTCATGTGAATGGTTATCCCCCTAAAAAATAAACATACCTTAAAACCTGTAAAGTTACTCAGAATTTGAAACTGGAATGGCCTTGAATAAAAATGGTGCCAGAACCAGATCCAGAGAACAGTCTCTCCAAAGTTCCCACACTACAACACTGCAGTGTCACCCAGGGCCACCTCCACTGCCCCCCAGTGCTGTCACAGTCACCACTGGTGTTATCCCAGCCCTCTGACTGAAGAGTGACACAACAAATCACTTGCCTCTGATCAATTCTTCTCTGCTGCAATACATCTTTAATGTTGGCCATCCTCACAAGGGCACTCCCGTTGGGGTGATTCCAGGACCATAACTAACATGGGGAAGAAACACAAGGAACAACAAAATCGTGCAGGTTAGAGCTATTCTGTACAATTATTTCTTTGATGCAATGTTAACTGGCATGCAGAGCCCCAAGCTGAACACTGTGCAATGAGCCTGAGCAGTACCAGAACAAAGAGGACACTTACAGGCATTCTTCTCCCAATGAAGGAGTAGGAGTACAGCTTCAGGTCTTGATCTGCTAAGGAAGATGGAACCACAAAATATTCTGGAAGGCTTGTGGAAGAAAACATGATAAAAGAAGGTtacttttctctgtgttttttacCATCTTCCCTcttgctgcagtgctgtgttaCCAGCTCAGTGaggctgtcccagagcagcccctgggcatgGCTGCCACTGTCCCACATGGAAGTGCAGAAGCACCAAAGCCATGGAGGCCAAAACATGACATTTCCTTTAGGGACATGACATTCCCTTCAGGGACAAGACTTGCAGCACCTTTTGCCTGGGGGCCTCTCCAGAGAGCAGCACAATTAGGAGTGCACAGCTGCTGCAACAGAGGCTGTGGGGCACACAGGACAAGACAGCCCAGTTCCCTCCTGCTGGTGTCCCAGGAGAACTTACCAAGTGGAGATCATATAACCTTCATTGACTGAGCACACTCTCCACTCAGAGGCACCTGTCCTTTTGATTTCTCTATCCCAATCCGAGTAAGTTTCAAACAAAGGAGTCTGCTGACCGCTGGCACTGCTGATGCCACCGCCACCTCCTCCTGGGTCTATGCCATTCACCTTCTTTGCTAGGAAAAGGAAAGTCATCAATGCccattaaaaacaataaataaaaatcaaactCCTCACCTTCCTAATTACAAAGATAAGCCATTAGCAACAGGACTAGTATTATCTATATTACCTAATGCTGTATTACAAGAAAGCAGTGATTTAATGGCAGCTGGATGATACATGAAGATGTCAATGTATTTTTCCCTGCAATTTCATTAGAAAAGCAACATAAAATTGGCCTGCTGTGCTGCTTGATAGAAGCCAAGGCATACTAATACTCAGGAACAAATGTTATCTCCAGTCACAGGTTTTCCTTCTTTAATATGCCAAAGTTGcaacattttaa
Coding sequences:
- the MTMR10 gene encoding myotubularin-related protein 10 isoform X2 yields the protein MPLQKFHYKNLLLGEHDVPLTCIEQIVTVNDTKRKQKVLGPNQKLKFNPTELIIYCKDFRIVRFRFDEAGPESAKKVCLAIAHYSQPTDLQLLFAFEYVGEIYHNPAKKVNGIDPGGGGGGISSASGQQTPLFETYSDWDREIKRTGASEWRVCSVNEGYMISTCLPEYFVVPSSLADQDLKLYSYSFIGRRMPLWSWNHPNGSALVRMANIKDVLQQRRIDQRICNAITRSHPLRSDVYKSDLDKCLPNIQEIQAAYNKLKQLCVNDPFDDTEEKWLSSLENTRWLEYIRAFLKHSAELVYMMECKHVSVVLQEEEGRDLSCLAASLIQVMLDPYFRTIVGFQSLIQKEWVMAGYQFLDRCNHLKRSDKESPLFLMFLDCVWQLLEQYPAAFEFSEVYLTVLHDSARISLFGTFLFNCPHQRVKESTEFAISKNIQLGDEKGLRFPCVWDWSLQFTSRDRLLFHNPLYVGKSAPGVHNGALRTFKRSKKNYSSTLRGVPPAIKNGIIGEQEFVPRRNSLILKLKPEFLHSAEGQSHSMEQYFRDWFAKPVDLHGVILPHLSGTQIKLWKLCYFRWVPEAQISHGGSITAFHRVSVLADEVDMLNRSLRQYKSNSSLPGHCSELDQSRMYFRANGLNDTSGTPDFLSSSFPFSPVGNLCKRSILGTPLSKFLSGAKIWLSTETLANED